In Spiroplasma sp. SV19, one DNA window encodes the following:
- a CDS encoding HU family DNA-binding protein, with amino-acid sequence MKKKTTNDLITTLAINCSLTKKKAKEIVNQTFLILSDLVKNNDEVLIANFGKFKTLIVTREEVILNKKQFKVITSKTVSFSPSQKFNKYFRGESNE; translated from the coding sequence ATGAAAAAGAAGACAACTAATGATTTAATAACAACATTAGCTATTAATTGTTCTTTAACTAAGAAAAAAGCAAAGGAAATAGTAAATCAAACTTTTCTGATATTATCAGATTTAGTTAAAAATAATGATGAAGTATTAATTGCTAATTTTGGTAAGTTTAAAACTTTAATTGTTACGAGAGAAGAAGTCATTTTAAATAAAAAGCAATTTAAAGTTATAACATCAAAAACTGTTTCATTTTCACCATCGCAAAAGTTCAATAAATATTTTCGAGGTGAGAGCAATGAGTAA